The following proteins are encoded in a genomic region of Corylus avellana chromosome ca4, CavTom2PMs-1.0:
- the LOC132180099 gene encoding protein RGF1 INDUCIBLE TRANSCRIPTION FACTOR 1-like isoform X1: MQKTTFFSTCCIMHPNAKKNDLDHFCIDCCRSLCSNCLPAHMRHKHVKIRRYIYSDVINQKDLRKLFDCSGIQTYYTNKAKVVFMKQRPYQQQQQKNNLRDQYRCVTCDRSLQDNIYCSIACKVSAIYSNQTNEKDGDLENVTIGDRKCLALSLSKRRKLRKGAPLRAPMF; this comes from the exons ATGCAGAAAACGACATTCTTTAGCACCTGTTGTATCATGCATCCAAATGCCAAGAAGAACGATTTGGATCACTTTTGCATTGACTGCTGTCGATCTTTATGTTCCAATTGTCTTCCCGCTCACATGCGTCACAAGCACGttaag ATTCGGAGATACATCTACAGTGATGTTATAAATCAGAAAGATTTACGCAAGCTCTTCGACTGTTCCGGTATACAG ACATATTATACGAATAAAGCCAAAGTGGTGTTCATGAAACAAAGACCTTACCAACAACAGCAGCAGAAGAACAACTTAAGGGATCAATATAGGTGCGTCACCTGTGATAGGAGTCTGCAAGATAATATATATTGCAGTATAGCATGCAAG GTTTCAGCCATATATAGTAATCAGACTAATGAGAAAGATGGAGACCTAGAGAATGTAACAATTGGAGACAGAAAATGCCTGGCACTATCGTTATCCAAGAGGAGGAAATTGAGGAAAGGAGCCCCTTTAAGGGCCCCCATGTTTTGA
- the LOC132180099 gene encoding protein RGF1 INDUCIBLE TRANSCRIPTION FACTOR 1-like isoform X2, producing MQKTTFFSTCCIMHPNAKKNDLDHFCIDCCRSLCSNCLPAHMRHKHVKIRRYIYSDVINQKDLRKLFDCSGIQTYYTNKAKVVFMKQRPYQQQQQKNNLRDQYRFQPYIVIRLMRKMET from the exons ATGCAGAAAACGACATTCTTTAGCACCTGTTGTATCATGCATCCAAATGCCAAGAAGAACGATTTGGATCACTTTTGCATTGACTGCTGTCGATCTTTATGTTCCAATTGTCTTCCCGCTCACATGCGTCACAAGCACGttaag ATTCGGAGATACATCTACAGTGATGTTATAAATCAGAAAGATTTACGCAAGCTCTTCGACTGTTCCGGTATACAG ACATATTATACGAATAAAGCCAAAGTGGTGTTCATGAAACAAAGACCTTACCAACAACAGCAGCAGAAGAACAACTTAAGGGATCAATATAG GTTTCAGCCATATATAGTAATCAGACTAATGAGAAAGATGGAGACCTAG